In one window of Streptomyces roseofulvus DNA:
- the rho gene encoding transcription termination factor Rho, whose product MSDTTDLMGVTADETVDAAAPAAGAASGGTARRRRSGTGLEGMVLAELQQVASGLGIRGTARMRKSQLIEVIKEAQAGSGSAAPAKAEAAAETKPKRRATSKARTGETAEAAAPKAEKAEPAPAQQQIDIPGQPSKSAEQADEQPAGERRRRRATAPAGSPEGAEGAQAVKAETRTEAKGEPQGDKAEAAVDGAEGRSRRDRRDRRDRQRERGKGDDQQQGGGQRKDQQRQGQGQGQQQGQGQGPQGGFQDDDDFEGGRRGRRGRYRDRRGRRGRDEFAAGEPQVSDDDVLIPVAGILDILDNYAFIRTSGYLPGPNDVYVSLAQVRKSGLRKGDHLTGAVRQPKEGERREKFNALVRLDSVNGMAPDSGRGRPEFNKLTPLYPQDRLRLETDPGVLTTRIIDLVSPIGKGQRGLIVAPPKTGKTMIMQAIANAITHNNPECHLMVVLVDERPEEVTDMQRSVKGEVISSTFDRPAEDHTTVAELAIERAKRLVELGHDVVVLLDSITRLGRAYNLAAPASGRILSGGVDSTALYPPKRFFGAARNIEDGGSLTILATALVDTGSRMDEVIFEEFKGTGNMELKLDRKLADKRIFPAVDVDASGTRKEEILLGSDELAVTWKLRRVLHALDQQQAIELLLDKLKQTKSNGEFLLQIQKTTPGGNND is encoded by the coding sequence ATGCGCAAGAGCCAGCTGATCGAGGTCATCAAGGAGGCGCAGGCCGGTTCCGGCTCCGCCGCCCCCGCCAAGGCCGAGGCCGCCGCCGAGACCAAGCCGAAGCGCCGCGCCACCTCCAAGGCCCGCACGGGCGAGACCGCCGAGGCCGCCGCGCCGAAGGCGGAGAAGGCCGAGCCGGCCCCCGCCCAGCAGCAGATCGACATCCCGGGCCAGCCGTCGAAGTCCGCCGAGCAGGCCGACGAGCAGCCGGCCGGCGAGCGCCGCCGCCGCCGTGCCACCGCCCCCGCCGGTTCGCCGGAGGGCGCCGAGGGCGCGCAGGCCGTCAAGGCCGAGACGCGTACCGAGGCCAAGGGCGAGCCGCAGGGCGACAAGGCCGAGGCCGCCGTCGACGGCGCCGAGGGCCGCAGCCGCCGGGACCGCCGTGACCGCCGCGACCGCCAGCGCGAGCGCGGCAAGGGCGACGACCAGCAGCAGGGCGGCGGCCAGCGCAAGGACCAGCAGCGCCAGGGCCAGGGCCAGGGGCAGCAGCAGGGCCAGGGCCAGGGGCCGCAGGGCGGCTTCCAGGACGACGACGACTTCGAGGGCGGCCGCCGCGGCCGGCGCGGCCGCTACCGCGACCGCCGCGGGCGTCGCGGGCGCGACGAGTTCGCCGCCGGCGAGCCGCAGGTCTCCGACGACGACGTCCTGATCCCCGTCGCGGGCATCCTCGACATCCTCGACAACTACGCGTTCATCCGGACCTCCGGCTACCTGCCCGGTCCGAACGACGTGTACGTCTCCCTCGCCCAGGTCCGCAAGAGCGGTCTGCGCAAGGGCGACCACCTCACCGGCGCGGTCCGCCAGCCGAAGGAGGGCGAGCGCCGCGAGAAGTTCAACGCGCTGGTCCGCCTGGACTCGGTCAACGGCATGGCGCCGGACTCCGGCCGCGGCCGCCCCGAGTTCAACAAGCTGACCCCGCTCTACCCGCAGGACCGGCTCCGCCTGGAGACCGACCCGGGCGTGCTGACCACGCGGATCATCGACCTCGTGTCGCCGATCGGCAAGGGCCAGCGCGGTCTGATCGTGGCCCCGCCGAAGACCGGCAAGACCATGATCATGCAGGCGATCGCCAACGCGATCACCCACAACAACCCCGAGTGCCACCTGATGGTCGTCCTGGTCGACGAGCGTCCGGAAGAGGTCACCGACATGCAGCGGTCGGTGAAGGGCGAGGTCATCTCCTCGACCTTCGACCGCCCCGCCGAGGACCACACCACCGTCGCCGAGCTGGCCATCGAGCGCGCCAAGCGTCTCGTCGAGCTGGGTCACGACGTGGTCGTCCTGCTGGACTCCATCACCCGCCTGGGCCGCGCGTACAACCTCGCGGCGCCCGCCTCCGGCCGCATCCTGTCCGGTGGTGTCGACTCGACCGCGCTCTACCCGCCGAAGCGCTTCTTCGGTGCCGCGCGCAACATCGAGGACGGCGGCTCGCTGACCATCCTGGCCACCGCGCTGGTCGACACCGGCTCGCGCATGGACGAGGTGATCTTCGAGGAGTTCAAGGGCACCGGCAACATGGAGCTCAAGCTCGACCGGAAGCTCGCCGACAAGCGGATCTTCCCGGCCGTCGACGTCGACGCCTCGGGCACCCGCAAGGAGGAGATCCTCCTCGGCAGCGACGAGCTCGCCGTCACCTGGAAGCTCCGCCGCGTGCTGCACGCGCTCGACCAGCAGCAGGCCATCGAGCTGCTCCTGGACAAGCTCAAGCAGACGAAGTCGAACGGCGAGTTCCTGCTGCAGATCCAGAAGACGACGCCGGGCGGCAACAACGACTGA
- a CDS encoding LCP family protein, with the protein MTEQNQSGRARGGATGRRRKPPAKRRRRVGIAVSGATAVLVLAGAGLGYVFLKLDGNIQGVDINAQLGTDRPKNVDNGSMDILVLGSDSRSGDNGAYGKDEGGARSDTAMVVHVYEGHKKASVVSIPRDTLVDRPACTDGRGTEVAGESRAMFNTAYEVGGPACAVKTVEAMSGIRMDHYIEVDFTGFKKLIDTLGGVEITTTRAIRDSKSHLDLEPGTHTLDGEQSLGLVRTRKSVGDGSDLGRIQLQQAFMKAFIDQVKGIGLGTNPKKLLDVADAATKAITPDSELDSVQELMGFAQGLTGISAGNVHMVTLPVRYDPVDPNRVVPVEEKAKQVWTALEGDLPIPASATKDTATGKADGVVR; encoded by the coding sequence ATGACCGAGCAGAACCAGAGCGGGCGCGCACGCGGAGGCGCCACCGGACGCCGCCGCAAACCGCCCGCCAAACGCCGCCGCCGGGTGGGCATAGCCGTGTCCGGCGCCACCGCCGTGCTCGTCCTGGCCGGCGCCGGACTCGGCTACGTGTTCCTCAAGCTCGACGGGAACATCCAGGGCGTCGACATCAACGCCCAGCTGGGCACCGACCGCCCCAAGAACGTCGACAACGGCTCGATGGACATCCTCGTCCTCGGCTCCGACTCCCGCTCCGGCGACAACGGCGCCTACGGCAAGGACGAGGGCGGCGCCCGCTCCGACACCGCGATGGTCGTCCACGTCTACGAGGGCCACAAGAAGGCGAGCGTCGTCTCCATCCCGCGCGACACCCTCGTCGACCGCCCCGCCTGCACCGACGGACGGGGCACCGAGGTCGCCGGCGAGAGCCGCGCCATGTTCAACACCGCGTATGAGGTCGGCGGCCCCGCCTGCGCCGTCAAGACCGTCGAGGCGATGTCCGGCATCCGCATGGACCACTACATCGAGGTCGACTTCACCGGCTTCAAGAAGCTCATCGACACCCTCGGCGGCGTCGAGATCACCACCACCCGGGCCATCAGGGACTCCAAGAGCCATCTCGACCTGGAGCCCGGCACCCACACCCTGGACGGCGAGCAGTCCCTCGGCCTGGTCCGCACCCGCAAGAGCGTCGGCGACGGCAGCGACCTCGGCCGCATCCAGCTCCAGCAGGCCTTCATGAAGGCGTTCATCGACCAGGTCAAGGGCATCGGCCTCGGCACCAACCCCAAGAAGCTCCTGGACGTCGCCGACGCCGCCACCAAGGCCATCACCCCGGACTCCGAGCTCGACTCCGTCCAGGAGCTGATGGGCTTCGCCCAGGGCCTCACCGGCATCTCCGCCGGGAACGTCCACATGGTGACCCTCCCCGTCCGGTACGACCCCGTGGACCCCAACCGGGTCGTGCCCGTCGAGGAGAAGGCGAAGCAGGTCTGGACGGCCCTCGAGGGCGACCTCCCGATCCCCGCCTCCGCCACGAAGGACACCGCCACGGGCAAGGCCGACGGCGTCGTCCGCTAG
- the rpmE gene encoding 50S ribosomal protein L31, producing MKREIHPEYVETQVSCTCGASFTTRSTLTEGTIRAEVCSECHPFYTGKQKILDTGGRVARFEARFGKAAGSAKK from the coding sequence TTGAAGCGCGAGATTCACCCCGAGTACGTCGAGACCCAGGTCAGCTGCACCTGTGGCGCGTCGTTCACCACCCGCAGCACCCTCACCGAGGGCACCATCCGTGCCGAGGTCTGCTCCGAGTGCCACCCGTTCTACACGGGCAAGCAGAAGATCCTCGACACGGGTGGCCGCGTCGCCCGCTTCGAGGCCCGCTTCGGCAAGGCCGCCGGCTCCGCCAAGAAGTAG
- the prfA gene encoding peptide chain release factor 1 has translation MFEAVEELVGEHADLEKKLADPSVHADQANARKLNKRYAELTPIVGTYRSWKQTGDDIETAREFAHDDPDFAAEVKELEKQREELTEKLRLLLIPRDPSDDKDVILEIKAGAGGDESALFAGDLLRMYLRYAERVGWKTEIIDATESELGGYKDVQVAVKTKGGNGATEPGQGVWARLKYEGGVHRVQRVPATESQGRIHTSAAGVLVTPEAEEVDVEIHANDLRIDVYRSSGPGGQSVNTTDSAVRITHLPTGIVASCQNEKSQLQNKEQAMRILRSRLLAAAQEKAEAEAADARRSQVRTVDRSEKIRTYNFPENRISDHRVGFKAYNLDQVLDGELDAVIQACVDADSAAKLAAT, from the coding sequence ATGTTCGAGGCGGTCGAGGAACTGGTCGGCGAGCACGCCGACCTCGAGAAGAAGCTCGCCGACCCGTCGGTCCACGCCGACCAGGCCAACGCGCGCAAGCTGAACAAGCGCTACGCCGAGCTGACCCCGATCGTCGGCACGTACCGCTCCTGGAAGCAGACCGGGGACGACATCGAGACCGCGCGCGAGTTCGCGCACGACGATCCCGACTTCGCCGCCGAGGTCAAGGAGCTGGAGAAGCAGCGCGAGGAGCTCACCGAGAAGCTCCGCCTCCTGCTGATCCCGCGCGACCCCAGCGACGACAAGGACGTCATCCTGGAGATCAAGGCCGGCGCCGGCGGCGACGAGTCCGCCCTGTTCGCCGGTGACCTGCTCCGGATGTACCTCCGCTACGCCGAGCGCGTCGGCTGGAAGACCGAGATCATCGACGCCACCGAGTCCGAGCTCGGCGGCTACAAGGACGTCCAGGTCGCCGTGAAGACCAAGGGCGGCAACGGCGCCACCGAGCCCGGCCAGGGCGTCTGGGCCCGTCTCAAGTACGAGGGCGGCGTCCACCGCGTGCAGCGCGTGCCCGCCACCGAGTCGCAGGGCCGCATCCACACCTCCGCCGCCGGCGTGCTCGTCACCCCGGAGGCCGAGGAGGTCGACGTCGAGATCCACGCCAACGACCTGCGCATCGACGTCTACCGCTCCTCCGGCCCCGGCGGCCAGTCGGTCAACACCACCGACTCCGCGGTCCGCATCACCCACCTGCCGACCGGCATCGTCGCCTCCTGCCAGAACGAGAAGAGCCAGCTCCAGAACAAGGAGCAGGCCATGCGCATCCTGCGCTCCCGGCTCCTCGCCGCCGCCCAGGAGAAGGCCGAGGCCGAGGCCGCCGACGCCCGCCGCAGCCAGGTCCGCACGGTCGACCGCTCCGAGAAGATCCGCACGTACAACTTCCCGGAGAACCGCATCTCCGACCACCGCGTCGGCTTCAAGGCGTACAACCTCGACCAGGTCCTCGACGGCGAGCTCGACGCCGTCATCCAGGCGTGCGTCGACGCCGACTCGGCGGCGAAGCTCGCCGCGACCTGA
- the prmC gene encoding peptide chain release factor N(5)-glutamine methyltransferase: protein MNLLLAEVAQATQRLADAGVPSPRFDAEELAAFVHGVKRGELHNVKDADFDARYWEAIARREAREPLQHITGRAFFRYLELQVGPGVFVPRPETESVVGWAIDAVRAMDVVEPLIVDLCTGSGAIALAMAQEVPRSRVHAVELSEDALVWTRKNAEGSRVTVHQGDALTALPELNGQVDLVISNPPYIPLTEWEYVAPEARDHDPEMALFSGEDGLDTIRGIERTAHRLLRPGGLVVIEHADTQGGQVPWIFNEEAGWADAADHPDLNNRPRFATARKAMP from the coding sequence GTGAACCTGCTGCTCGCCGAGGTGGCCCAGGCCACCCAGCGGCTGGCCGACGCCGGCGTTCCCTCACCGCGTTTCGACGCCGAGGAGCTCGCCGCGTTCGTGCACGGCGTCAAGCGGGGGGAGCTGCACAACGTCAAGGACGCCGACTTCGACGCCCGCTACTGGGAGGCCATCGCCCGCCGCGAGGCGCGCGAACCCCTGCAGCACATCACCGGGCGGGCGTTCTTCCGCTACCTGGAGCTGCAGGTCGGCCCCGGCGTCTTCGTGCCCCGCCCGGAGACCGAGTCCGTGGTCGGCTGGGCCATAGACGCCGTCCGCGCCATGGACGTGGTCGAGCCGCTCATCGTCGACCTGTGCACCGGCTCCGGCGCCATCGCCCTCGCGATGGCCCAGGAGGTGCCGCGCTCCCGGGTCCACGCCGTCGAGCTGTCCGAGGACGCCCTCGTCTGGACCCGGAAGAACGCCGAGGGCTCCCGCGTCACCGTCCACCAGGGCGACGCGCTCACCGCGCTCCCGGAGCTCAACGGCCAGGTCGACCTGGTCATCTCCAACCCGCCGTACATCCCCCTCACCGAGTGGGAGTACGTCGCCCCCGAGGCCCGCGACCACGACCCCGAGATGGCCCTCTTCTCCGGCGAGGACGGCCTCGACACCATCCGCGGCATCGAGCGCACCGCGCACCGGCTGCTCCGCCCCGGCGGCCTCGTCGTCATCGAGCACGCGGACACCCAGGGCGGCCAGGTGCCGTGGATCTTCAACGAGGAGGCCGGCTGGGCGGACGCCGCCGACCACCCCGACCTCAACAACCGGCCGCGCTTCGCGACCGCCCGCAAGGCGATGCCATGA
- a CDS encoding L-threonylcarbamoyladenylate synthase, protein MARRYDCNEATDRATGLREAASAVRRGELVVLPTDTVYGLGADAFSSEAVADLATAKGRGRGMPLPVLIGSPNTLHGLVTDFSEQAWELVDAFWPGPLTLVARHQPSLMWDLGDSRGTVAIRMPLHPVAIELLTEVGPMAVTSANAAGHPAPEDCDAAQQMLGDAVSVYLDGGPTPGIVPSSIVDVTGKVPVLLREGALSPEELRKVVPDLEVAS, encoded by the coding sequence ATGGCACGCCGATACGACTGCAACGAGGCGACCGACCGCGCGACCGGCCTGCGCGAAGCCGCGTCGGCCGTCCGCCGCGGCGAGCTCGTCGTGCTCCCCACCGACACCGTGTACGGACTCGGCGCGGACGCCTTCTCCAGCGAGGCCGTCGCGGACCTCGCCACCGCGAAGGGCCGGGGCCGCGGCATGCCCCTGCCCGTCCTCATCGGCTCCCCGAACACCCTGCACGGCCTGGTCACCGACTTCTCCGAGCAGGCGTGGGAGCTCGTCGACGCGTTCTGGCCCGGTCCGCTGACCCTGGTCGCCCGGCACCAGCCGTCCCTCATGTGGGACCTCGGCGACAGCCGCGGCACCGTCGCCATCCGGATGCCGCTCCACCCGGTCGCCATCGAGCTGCTCACCGAGGTCGGCCCGATGGCCGTCACCTCGGCGAACGCCGCCGGGCACCCCGCGCCGGAGGACTGCGACGCCGCCCAGCAGATGCTCGGCGACGCGGTCTCCGTCTACCTCGACGGCGGCCCGACCCCGGGCATCGTCCCCTCCTCCATCGTCGACGTCACGGGCAAGGTCCCGGTGCTGCTGCGCGAGGGCGCGCTGTCACCGGAGGAGCTCCGCAAGGTCGTACCCGACCTCGAGGTGGCCAGTTGA
- a CDS encoding protein-tyrosine-phosphatase, which translates to MTAPEGRGIAGYEQHVGTFRILHVSTGNVCRSPITERLTRHALGQRLGDGLGRGLIVESAGTWGHEGAPMETNAELVLADFGADHSGFVGRELLDEHVIRADLVLTATRDHRAQVISMGHSAGLRTFTLKEFTRLVRAIDPATLPDPRDGVVERARALVRAAAALRGWLLAPSAEADEVNDPYGAPITVFRSIGDEIQEALDPVVTALTGVPTRG; encoded by the coding sequence TTGACCGCCCCTGAGGGGCGTGGCATAGCGGGGTACGAGCAGCACGTCGGCACCTTCCGCATCCTCCACGTCAGCACCGGCAACGTCTGCCGCTCGCCCATCACCGAGCGGCTGACCCGCCACGCCCTGGGCCAGCGGCTCGGCGACGGGCTCGGCCGGGGCCTCATCGTGGAGAGCGCCGGCACCTGGGGCCACGAGGGCGCCCCCATGGAGACCAACGCGGAACTGGTCCTCGCCGACTTCGGCGCCGACCACAGCGGCTTCGTCGGGCGCGAGCTCCTCGACGAGCACGTCATCCGCGCCGACCTCGTCCTCACCGCGACCCGCGACCACCGCGCGCAGGTCATCTCGATGGGCCACTCGGCCGGCCTGCGCACCTTCACCCTGAAGGAGTTCACCCGGCTGGTCCGCGCCATCGACCCCGCCACCCTCCCGGACCCGCGCGACGGCGTGGTCGAACGCGCGCGCGCCCTGGTCCGCGCGGCCGCGGCTCTACGCGGGTGGCTCCTGGCCCCCTCCGCAGAAGCGGACGAGGTCAACGACCCCTACGGCGCCCCCATCACGGTCTTCCGCTCCATCGGCGACGAGATCCAGGAGGCCCTGGACCCGGTCGTCACGGCCCTGACGGGCGTCCCGACGCGGGGGTGA